The region TTAAAAGCCGTTGTTAATCTCCGTCAaggccatgtccatgtccttgcTGGACGTGGGCTGCCTGGTCCTCGCAAGGGGGGACCAACCCGTACGGAACCAGACTTTTGGACTTGCCAAGGGGAGGGCGAAAAGCCACGTGTGTAATGAATCTGCTTTGGTCCACTTTGTTACTGTTGATGACTCGTGGCGGCACAGTAGTTTGAGTTCTTGTCAAGGAGAAAGTGAGCTCAACAAAGCAATCGTCATCTCATGATTGGCAAGTGGATGGGCAACCACATCCCTCTGACAAGCTGCAACCCTTTGTTCAGCGGAAATAGCCGTTAGTTATCACTGTATATcctgcatggcatggcatggcatggcatggcatagGCCCCATACTAGTAGTACAGACTTCTGGAGGAATGTACAGTATGCACATCCGGCTAAAACTGGTTGCATTCTTGGCTGACGCCGGCCGTGGTTCTGCAACTAGTACTCCGTCCCAGACTCCATTTACATGCATGGCTGTCAAGCCCAACGGGTTCAAGTATTGAAAATAGTATGTCAAGCCTTCAACCTTTGGGGAGGCTCTATTATACTATCTAGTTGGCTTGGCCACTCACTCTACTCTGTTCTGCTCCCTTGTGCCACATGCAAGGTTCCTGTCCCTCCCATCCATCTTTGCCCTCCTCCCATCCTCTCCCTTGTTAGGGTATCATATCCGACGCCACTCTAGTTAAAATCATTCCGCAAAAAGTACTAGGCACTCAACGCCATGACGCCTCAAATACTTGGGCGCTGTATCAAATCCGTTGCCGGGTCCCCATCTTTTCTCAATAGGCCATTAAATGGTGTCCTAGTTACAAAGCCTCCTTTGCGTGCTTGCTCTCTTGGCATTTGGCATACTGtaccaaccaaccaaccaaccaataCTGGTTCCGAGCAACTTAACCTAACAGGATTACAACAACTCCTTGACTAGTGGAGAACTTTGTAACTTGTCGGCACAAGATGTCCCGATATACATCCTGTTTAGCCCGAAGTAAAGGCGAACACCAAACTCCATTTGTTTTATAGCGACCCTGCCGGCGAACCATAGCGCCCAGCCATATGGCTGTGTTCTGGGGTTACTGGGTTGCTCATGTCATATCCGTCTGCCGGCAGTGTATTGTGCATACCCATCTGTGGATAGGTGCTCATCCAGTTTCCACGCCGGTCGTTTGTAACCCGAGCCGTGTCTGCTGTGTGTCCGTTGCCGCCATTGCTCATCTCGATATCCATGGTACTGGGAATGTTCGCCACCTGGGCCATGCCGTGGAAACCCACTGCGGGATTCACAACTGACTCAGTCTCCTGTCCTACGGTAATGTATTGTCCCGTAGATTGTTGATGTGGCGGCATAGCTGTGGATATCATCTGTGAAGATGGACTATACAATGCCGAACCTGCACCGTGATAGAACAACTGCGGTGGGGTTAATGGGTGCAAGGATGCTGCCGCGCCATCATTGAATTGAcattggccttggccttgattatggctctggttctggccttggctttggctgtggttgtggtCCATGGTGCGATCAGCACTAAATGGCTCAATGGAGCGAGGAACATGATGTCCGGGCTGGATATTGCCATACGGTGGTGGTCCGTATCCCATACCAACACTTCCAGATACCTTGAACTGGTCCATGTCTCGTTCGGGAACAAGCTGGGGACTTTGTGCATGAGCGTCATGAGACAGCCTACGCTGGAATTGGGCCTTGGGGCATCTCTTCCTGACAGGGGGGTCAAGCTTGCCTTCAAACTTGCCCAGATCGCCAGGATTAGATCCCAGCATGGCGATGAAGCGAATCAAGAATGGCAAGTTTTCGAGATGGCCTGCTTCCAGGGTCTTTCTCGCAGCCATGCTTGACTGGGGCTCCCATTGTAGCTGTGGTCTCTCCATTTCTGGCCATGCCTTCTCCCAAAAGGCAGAAACTTGGGCTTGTCGCAAGAGGTTGCGCATTCTGGTAGAATAGGTCCAGCGGCCGCCGTTAGAACCTTCCTCGAAATGCTTCACAATGTGACCCGAGTACTCTTTGAGGGTTGCTGACGTATCGTCTTCGTTGGCAGCTTCAAATACCTGGGTACAGTTTTCGAATCCACAAGCAAATACCGTCTGGGGGCACAGCTTgaccttggcctcgtcaACGTTCATGTGAGAGCGGCCATGCGCCGTTCGAAGATGGTTCTGGTAGGCTGTTTGCCAGTCATACGCCATTCTACAGCCTGGGTGCTGGCAGAACCAAACGGCATTGTTGTTGTGAAAGTTCTCGATGTGTCGTCGAAGGTCATTTCGACGAGTACAAGTCTTTCTGATGTTCTCCTCTGCGCAGAAACCGCAAGCATAGTCCAGCCTTTGGGACATGGAGATGACTGACGTCCCACGATCGGCGGACTGTCTTCGTGACCTTTGCGTTGATGATGTGCTGCTTGACAGCGAGCGGCTTGGTTTTGCACTGTAGCTCTGATATGCTACCGCTCCATGGCTGAGAGAAGTGGCTTGGTGCGGTATACCTTCTCTATCAGAACCGAGAATAGACTGGGAGAAGGCGCCTTCTGGCAAACGGCTGTGTGCTGTGAGAAAAATGTCAGGATTCAGATTCGTTTTCGAAAGGCTTCTATGGCCGTGGGTAACAGGGAACGCGGAAGCATACCAGAAGAGCTCATGCATGACTCCTCCTCAACTAAACGATTTAATTCCTCCTTGCTGTACTTTTCCAGGAGCTGTCGGATTATTGATCGAGGGTCATATCCTTGAAGagatggcgacatggacagaGGGCTTCCTGTGTCTGACTCTGGAGTCATCATGGAAGGTGGGCTGGAGGCCGAGGACATAATCATGGCCGTCCAGGTATAGAAATGGcaagcttgttggagagTATTAAAAGATAAGACAGGTCTTAACTAGTAGGGCCGGGGGCAATCCGGTTCTACAGTGCCTGGGGGGGTGGAGGGGTCCTAGTCGAGATGGAAGTTCCTTGTAAGCTGTGGGAACCGTACACCATAAAACAAGAAGTGATGCGGTATATGCCGAGACGCGAACAgaaagatggagatggtAGAcgttggatgaagaagagtgCAATGAGTTTGTTGCGTGTTGTCTTGGGTGTGCTGGTGGTTTATACTCGTCAAGAGAGACAAGATAGAGACTGGATACAACGACAAGGTGGCTGATGTTGTCGAATAGTGGAAAATGGGCCCGAGGGTTTGGACGAGTCTTGGTTGTCTTggtatatatatagatatattACCTTTGATGAATAGACGAGAGGGAATATGATGAATTTTTTTGCGAAATAGTCGAGGGGGAAGTTGAGAGTCTTTATGGTTTGCTGCGTGGCTTGAGATCGGGGACCAGCTACAGTCTCCTTATATGGAACAAGAGGCGTCAGCTCGTGGGCGGGAGTGTCATTCCCTGCCTCTAAAGGAAACAAGGTCTCAACTACCCAGGTAGGTATGTATACAAATAGATAGTACGACGAGAAAAGCAGACAGTCGCCGATGAACCATGTACCCAATCTACCGCTACCCcgatgggatgggatgggagatggagacaAGCTACCAGCGAGTTCATGGGCTGTCCCGTGCGGCGCGGCGGCGTGAGCATCTTTGCTTGAGCAATGGTGGAGAAGGGGTGAGAAAGGGAGTGTGTCCATTTCATGTCAATCCCCCAGAATCCGGCTCAGCACAAGGCAATAAGCTACGGTACAGTGGGCATGATGTTTACTAGACCAGCCTGAAACTTGGTGAGCGACCAAGAGGCGTACGATTTGTTGAAAGGGAGTGGTGGACTGGGCCTGGGGATGTACATACTGTACATACTTGGAAATCCGGGAACTAAGCTGGGGACAGAACTGCAATCGCATTGGCGATTATGACCCAGGCAGGTTGAGGTGAAgtaccagacaccaaactGGAATCTCCCAAGGTACAATAGTTGGGGCCAAGCCCGTTATCACGCACCTTGAGTATCGCATGGTTTGGGGTGTGTGGCAAGCAGAaacagccagccaagagtcCGCTGGCTTGGATCTGGTCAAAGACTCCAAGCTGCTCCGTACAGATGGAGCAATACTGCGGCTAGCACTCCGTAGTTTGGGTCTGATGAGCAGCTCTTTGGAGTTAGCAAAGGTACATGTATTGAGGTACGTACTCAACTAGTTGTTGTACAACAACTAACACGCGGCTTTTGGTGGCGTCAGGCGTTGCAGTCTCTTTCTCCATTTGCTTCTCATTCACAACAAGACAGGAGAAAAAAAACACACAACAAGGCGTGCCATGAGACAGGCCACGGGGGCTAGTCCCAGCCAGCATACTCTACTGAGAAACAATAAGATTgagccagaccagacaagactggaCTAGACaagacttgacaccacccGGGGGGTGGTTGGTCCAGCAGACACACCACCCATTTTTGATCAAATGCACCTTGACAGGGCGAGCAGTTGGCACTAACCAAATCAGACTGAACGCATGGAAGAACAAACCGGAatttggagtttggcgatGCCTGCAGACATCTCCCGCTGTGCTGGGATCGGGTGGCATTAGAGGGAGCGGGAGCAGCGCTCCGGAGTAAAGTCCAGCTTGAAGAGAAAAGGACTGAGGACTAAGGACTGAGGACTGGATGGCCTGGTTCGAGGTTCAACCCACGTCCCGAAGGTGAGAGGTGGTCCCAAGCAAAGCATCTCCtgcagacagacagacacacGCAGCACCGAAAATGTCACCTTGCAACGAGCTGAGGAGCCAGGGACTCGGAGCAAGATGTGGGACTGAAGGCTGAAATTCCCATGTCCCTGCAGAGGGAGACGAGGAAAGATTGAGTGGGGTGATGAGATTATTGGGTCAAAGTATGaaatttcaatgttgggacGAAGGcaagaaggcaaggaagcACCTTGGACAATGCATTCACACTAGCTCTCTTGCAGACGAGGTTTTGGGCAGATGTCATCAACATACCATCTCACGAGAAGTAAAGTGGGAGGTGGACAAGCAAGCAGGCACAATACGGTGAAGAGAACACAGGAATGGCAGACTGAGACGAAAGTCAAGCTTATAGAGCCACAGTCTACTGTGTAAAGtaagagaaaaaaaaaatgcaaGGTGCAATCACGAAGCCACTCATGAGGCGCCCGCACGGTGATGAGCTCATAGACTCTCATTAGTGCACCAAcgaccagacttcaccaCCATGTACTTACACATGAACTCTGATATTAAATCTGTCCCTTCTGCTCCGTGGTTCCATAGTTCCGTAGTTGTCCGAACCTCGTCTCTGCCGCGTGTGGGGAGGTTTCATGCACACGTTGCACAATACAAGTGCCGATAGATGTCAACGGTTGTGCAGTACCTCACATACACGTAGAGAACTAAATACAACGGTTTCCGTCACACGTCTCCGCAAACATCTGGTTTTTGGCCACAATCGACACCTCCGCTCCTGTGTCAATgaaagaaggaaagacgAGAATGGCCACGAGATGTGGTGGGTGTTGGGGGCCACACGAGGCTAGGAAGGGACACGCGCGcgtggtccatgtcttggaagGGAAAGCAACGAAAAATCGTTGAAGGTATGCAGCGTAGCACACAGCAgagcaaaagaaaagcaaaatcaccagctcctcgacgcgcaaaaaaaaaaaaaaaaaaaaaagaggcaGAAAGGCAGAAAGGGGAGTGGGTGGGTGAGAGCCAGTGATGGGTGACAGGCTcctctccttgtccttgtctctCTCTCGTGTTGCCCCTGTTCAACAAACGCCAAAAGGCACGGGCACAAGCCGTATGCTCGGGACGGGAGAGCAACAAGGGGAAGGGGTcgttgatgtctggtgtggttgctGGAGGGTATCAAATGGCAGGGGGGCAGAGTGCCTGTCTTACAACAAGACGCCGTCTACGCACCCGTTTTCATGCGTCGGTGAGCATGGCAACGGCCTATCATGACGATGGTTGTGATGGTCACGGGTGATTGTCGCTGCTGGTGGTCTTCTTGGACgctgtgctggtgctgtgctgtactCACTTGGGTCTTTTAGCTGTGAATCAACTTATTTTTATATCCTGCCTGTCAATAGTCAGGTTTGAGACACTGAATGCGTTTCCCCGGAACCTCCATGCCGAAAGCCGGCTCTGAGCCGACATTTTGGGACAGGGCAAAACGCCTTTGTCTCTCTTGCTCCTGTCTCTTCCTCTCTGTCTTTCTGTCTGTCCATGTCCCCGGCCAGCCTCCCCCTGAAAGGCTTGCTGCTACCGACGGCCGGCACCACCGGAATGACAAAACCATGATGAACAGAAGAGGCATCCAAGACGTATCTTGCAGGAGGccatgtatgtatgtacgGCACGGCATCACacggcatggcatggcatggcatggcatggttTGGTTCAGCATACATGTTCAGTACGGTAAGGAATGGCAAGGTAAGGCAAGGATAGGGATATTGGTACCGAGGACGGGGCAAAGCAGAAACGTCAAGAGATCGCTGGCCTGTTCCTGTGGCGTTTGCTGGCCCCAGCTTCGATTACATTAgactgactggactggctgAACAACTCTCCTTATGGGTCCGGTACTTGGCCCAAgccatttgatccatccattcatcacGCAGAGCGCTCACCAGCATGGAGTAGCTGCGTCAAGATCTTCTTGCCCGAGACCCGAGCTGCTGTGGCCAAGGCTCTCGCTTCTGAGACCAAAATCAACAGACCTGTGCTGAGTGCTGAGTCCTGACCAACACTCAGCCCCAAAATAAAAATACAGTTGTCCAGTGTGACGAGcaataaaaaaaaaccccccaagaaagaagaaaaaagcaagacATGATGAAACGAAGAGGCCAGCAGGACAAATAGGAGAATATCTCAGACTCCACTCTGTAAATCTCCTGTCTGTCCCCcccccaagaccaagactaacccaaaccaaacccagctTGAGCCTTGGACAAAACTAAACTTGACCAAACCGTTTGAACTTGACCGTTTCTCACTTTACCAGCGTCAGATCGCGCTGCTGCCGCGTCACCTCCTTCACGGGACCAAGATCTGCCGCTTCAGCCGTCCAGCCGCCCCCAGCTTTGAGCTTTGAGCTTTGAGCTTTTTTGAGCTTTTGCGCTTCCCAGTACCAGAAATGGCCACGCGCAACACCATttgtttgatgatggtgctgatgacGGAACACGGCCTTACCAAAAACAAGATAAATCGGGCTGGGAGCGACATAGCCAGCCAATCCTGTCTCAGACTCCATGCCTTTGGCTTGCGTTTGGCTCCATTCTTAGCCCCAAGCAGCTGGATCCCTTCCCCCCCATGGCTCAGGCATGGCCGTTGAGCTGTTCGATCCGGTGTCATCAAGCCTGTCTGTCAATCCTGTCACGATGCTGGAAAGGGAAACAGAGAGGCAGGTAGCGTAGCAGTCTGGTGAAGGGTATGGTCCGGTGCAATACAGTAGCTTCTTAGCTTGCTTGGGGTTTCTGATGGCTATGCGCCGGCTGCGTAGGAACGGCCAGGTGCCCCTTGGGTGTGTTGAATGTTTGTGTTTCGTTGGGTGTGTATGCGGAGAGGGTGTCTTGGGCGTGCCCATGATGAGAATGACTTTCAGAGTCAAGGTCTGTATCCGGTCTTGTTGCTATTCTCGGCCTGCAAGCCGTTGACGATTAATCGTATCATGTTTCTGATTGACATTCGTCAAACCTGCGTATGTCCAATAGGACGCGCTGGGTATGCTTATGATGATTGATTACCAAGCTGAGTGGCCGGAGCAAGAGCAACTTCTCTGGTAAACATACACCGTAAGACTTACACAAGCTGCAGCGAGAACCGACGGGCAGCTCTTCACGGAGTTCAAAGCTCCACGGATATTGGCAATGACGGATGACACGGCTAGTTCCTTGATCTTCCTTCCTTTcacctactccgtacatggcCTCCCCCTTTTTTTCATCAACCATCATGGCAAGAAAAAGGGTCAGATACAAAGCTCTAGTTCAAGGAAGCAAACCTGCCAACGTCGGATGTCGTAAGGCTAGTCCAGTTCACCTTACTGCACTGTATGTGTGTGTCTATGAATATACAGAGTGTCTAGTGTATGCATGTATTCTCTATGCCGCCAAAATGACGATTGGTGCCAAGGACCCCAACTCACA is a window of Pochonia chlamydosporia 170 chromosome 5, whole genome shotgun sequence DNA encoding:
- a CDS encoding zinc finger domain-containing protein (similar to Metarhizium robertsii ARSEF 23 XP_007816489.2): MTPESDTGSPLSMSPSLQGYDPRSIIRQLLEKYSKEELNRLVEEESCMSSSAHSRLPEGAFSQSILGSDREGIPHQATSLSHGAVAYQSYSAKPSRSLSSSTSSTQRSRRQSADRGTSVISMSQRLDYACGFCAEENIRKTCTRRNDLRRHIENFHNNNAVWFCQHPGCRMAYDWQTAYQNHLRTAHGRSHMNVDEAKVKLCPQTVFACGFENCTQVFEAANEDDTSATLKEYSGHIVKHFEEGSNGGRWTYSTRMRNLLRQAQVSAFWEKAWPEMERPQLQWEPQSSMAARKTLEAGHLENLPFLIRFIAMLGSNPGDLGKFEGKLDPPVRKRCPKAQFQRRLSHDAHAQSPQLVPERDMDQFKVSGSVGMGYGPPPYGNIQPGHHVPRSIEPFSADRTMDHNHSQSQGQNQSHNQGQGQCQFNDGAAASLHPLTPPQLFYHGAGSALYSPSSQMISTAMPPHQQSTGQYITVGQETESVVNPAVGFHGMAQVANIPSTMDIEMSNGGNGHTADTARVTNDRRGNWMSTYPQMGMHNTLPADGYDMSNPVTPEHSHMAGRYGSPAGSL